TCCACCGTACATGCCGAAGTTGCCTAGGCCACCGGATCCGCCGTACAAGCCTGGATAGCCGGACCCGCCATACATGCCGTAGTTGCCTAGGCCACCGGATCCACCGTACATACCATAGTTGCCTAGGCCACCGGATCCGCCGTACAAGCCTGGATAGCCGGACCCGCCAAACATGCCGTAGTTGCCTAGACCACCGGATCCACCATACATGCCGTAGTTGCCTAGGCCACCGGATCCGCCGTAAAGGCCTGGATATCCGGATCCACCATACATGCCGTAGTTACCTAGGCCACCGGACCCGCCGTACCAGCCTGGGTTGCCGGAACCACCGTACCAGCCTGGGTTGCCGGAACCACCGTACCAGCCTGGCATGCCGGAGCCACCATACCAACCGTTGTTTCCGTAGCCGCTGAAGTCACCATACATGCCTGGATTGGCCGAGCCACCATAGAAACCGATGTTTCCGTAGCCGCTGAGGCCACCATTCAAGCCTGGGCTGCCCAAGCTGAAGCTGCCAA
This Dermacentor albipictus isolate Rhodes 1998 colony chromosome 1, USDA_Dalb.pri_finalv2, whole genome shotgun sequence DNA region includes the following protein-coding sequences:
- the LOC135915356 gene encoding PE-PGRS family protein PE_PGRS16-like isoform X2; the encoded protein is MKALLSLFTTYLAIAVSKANYGYGNIYNGIGSFSLGSPGLNGGLSGYGNIGFYGGSANPGMYGDFSGYGNNGWYGGSGMPGWYGGSGNPGWYGGSGNPGWYGGSGGLGNYGMYGGSGYPGLYGGSGGLGNYGMYGGSGGLGNYGMFGGSGYPGLYGGSGGLGNYGLYGGSGGLGNFGMYGGSGGLGNYGMYGGSGGLGNYGMYGGSGGLGNYGMYGGSGYPGLYGGGGYPGAPLQGL
- the LOC135915356 gene encoding PE-PGRS family protein PE_PGRS16-like isoform X1, with the protein product MKALLSLFTTYLAIAVSKANYGYGNIYNGIGSFSLGSPGLNGGLSGYGNIGFYGGSANPGMYGDFSGYGNNGWYGGSGMPGWYGGSGNPGWYGGSGNPGWYGGSGGLGNYGMYGGSGYPGLYGGSGGLGNYGMYGGSGGLGNYGMFGGSGYPGLYGGSGGLGNYGMYGGSGGLGNYGMYGGSGYPGLYGGSGGLGNFGMYGGSGGLGNYGMYGGSGGLGNYGMYGGSGGLGNYGMYGGSGYPGLYGGGGYPGAPLQGL